The stretch of DNA CCCCGGCAATGGAATGTAATGCTAAGGGTGCCAATGACACGACACATTTGGGGACGTTGTGCAACCACGAATGCGGATCGAAAGTCGATGTTTAAGAGGATGTGCCCGCGCTTGCCGTGCTTGCCTGGAGGTGTAGGAGCCATGAGACTTATCAAACGCGAGAGGTAGATAGCAGTGGTGACCTCTAGTGTGTAAGGAGGCGACGAGAACATTGTCGTCCCGGAGGCCTGGCTTCATGGCAAGCGCAATCAAATGAGAGGATTTGGGATGCCATCATGTCGATGAGGAGATTGGATAAGGTTGAGTTGGTTGGTGTCCATTTCAATTGGGCAGCTCAGACCTTTGTTTGCTCGATTGAACCAAATAACGCGTGTGTTTTGTGGGTTAAATTATGAGCCTATCCATGAAATAAAAACATGTTACTTAGGTTTTTTTTGCAGTTTTTTAAACCAAAGGGGTTTTCATGCCTGAATTATTATAAAGTAGAAGGCAGCCAATCGCATCGTTTTTATAGTTCTTGCTCAAAAACAATAGTACCTACGACGACATCATTCCAAGTTTTAGCAAAACAAAACGGTACAACATGATGCCCATATAAAGTGGCACACAAACAAGAACAACGCAAAGAATCACCTCGCAACAAACTCAAACCCAAGCAATCCTAAGAAGCTCTCCTTGATGATGATCAAGTAGGTGCATACATTCTAGAAGTAGGACAGCTTGAACATCTGCTCATAACACCTTTCATTGTTACACCAGAGCTCTCATCAAGCCCATAACACACTTCAGACTTTGCAAGTGCGACcctgaaaaaagagaaaaaaagtgTGATCCTAAAACAtaaaatgtagcaaaaatgattGCATAGTTAGATGAACTGTGGTATCCTTAGTCCACTAAGGTTGAAATCgtggtgctcgcatttatttctgatttttttttcaagATTTCTGACGACGTGCATTCAATGAGGGAAGACGTTCCCatcgacgacgaggtgcctacAGTGACTttgtaaatttcaagatgatatgccggctcagtctttcggaggtgctcatatAGATAGGGTGTGTGTGCATTCGTATGGGCGAGTGTATGCGTGTGTATATGAATGCTTGTGTATGTGCTGTGTTAAAAAAAATCTTTTTTTTTCTGCAAAATACCTGTGACAAATCTGTCCCCATCGTTGAGACACGACTCGAGGCACCAAAACGCCACACTTCTTCTCGAAACATCCATCCAGCACCGTCGCCGGCgacctcacccgccgccgccgccgccgaagatGCCGGTGAGGGTGGTCGACACCGCCACCCCTTCCTCGCAGACCTCCTCAGGTTTcgcccgccccccccccccccctttccccccccccctctatcCACCCGCGCCCGCCTTGGCTCGTCGCGCGATTCCCAGCTCCAGATCCGATCGGAGGCTGCTCCGGCACCTGCGCCGGATCGATCCAGCGCGTGTCGAATACAGATTACTCTTAGGTCGGACCGGATTGTGCGAGTAATTTGGTATGCTGTTGATTTTAGGATTTGTATGACTCTGTATCCCCTTCTGACCGCGTAAAGTAGGCTGCTGTAATCCGGCCACTCGTGCAGTGCGTTATTGTGATCTGGAGGAGGGTCCAGATGATTCTGTGAACCTGCTGCTCGAGTACCAGCTGGGAGTACTGGGGATTTGGGGTAGAATTGATTTTGGTTCTGACCTCTGAATTCCTTTTGATTCTGTGTCAGCTGTTTAAGGAAGATTCCTGGATAATCAAGTCTTGCGTATGTTTGACTGATTTTAATCGTTCGTGAGTGGTGAATGTGTATTAAGGCGTTTGAGGTCCTGAATGCATTGGGCATGTTAAAATTGCTGTATTTGGAGAAAAAGAACCACAATAGGGATATTGTTATTTAAAGAACAATTTGACCATAAATTTGGTCCACGCTTTTGTATCGGGGGTCTGAAATCGATCTCAAAAAATTAACATAATTATCGCTTTGCAGCCTTAGCTGTTTTTATGACGCTTTTCTAGTTTGGCAGCTCATCGTACGATACTGATTGAAATTATTGTTGCAGGACAAGATGCAAATGCTGTGCAGCCATCTCCTCCTAGCTGTTCACTCTTAACTGCTGGAAGAGTAAGTCTTTTTGGTGCGTATTTGAACCTTCAATTGAGATGGAACAACTGAAGCTTGAATTATTTTGTATCAAATGGGTTGTTCAAAACCGCAGTAATCATGCAATTTGACACCCTGTCCTCCCATAAGGGATCACCTGTATTTCTAGGGCCAAGGAAAACATTGTCATTAGTTGGGTATGATGTCAAGCTAGAGAGTGCTGTTTTCCCTCCATTTTCTCTTTGTATCCTCGAATTAAAGCTGTGGTGTTCATGTTACTGTGAATTAGCCTAATCtacttgtatatttcatccagtGTTTTGCAGGAACTCAGAATGTTTCAAGTTTACAAAAAGATGAGGCATGGAAAGTCAATGTTCGTATCCATGGTTGTGATATTGAACAGGGTTATTTATGTGGAACGATGGAGGCACTTAATGTTCCCTTAGCCGACACACCTGTAAGAAACGTGTTTCTTCTTCCACTTTGACTCCCTGACTTTATATGTTATATCTTTTCCTCAAGAAACATTTTTGGACAGATGAAAACCAGTTTTTCCTTTTATAAATTACAAAATCCACTAGTTTCTTTGTCTTATTATCATTACTAAATTTCCAATGTCAAGTTGTTGACATGCATTTAGATGCACTAAATTAAATATTGGGTCACCATTGACTTTCTTAAATGAACTAAAGAAATGTGCTGCTGCAGAGGCAGACTGATTTCTCTCAAAAAAGGAGACCAGAGGGGACGAGCCCCCATAGGCCTTTTACTAAGAAGAAACGATAAACTTGGGTGTGGTATTCACCCCTGTGGGGGCCGAACCCGGCTCGCACGGAGTACTATGCAGTGCTTCTACCACTGAGCTAGCGCTCAGGTCTCTGAGGCAGGCTAGTTTTTTTAAGAAGTCCTAGAAACAATTGCACTACTTGAGAAGAAAATCCAACAGGTAGAAAATCAATATTGGGgtttaaaaggaaaaaaataaagtACTTTTGGATAAGCACCAGAGCTTCTAGATTTATAGTTGATGCATTTCCCTTACGATCTGTTTTTAATCATTAACTTCAACTTCGCTTATTGGCTCTCTTTCATTCCATAGGTGGTTACATTCTGGGAGGGGGAGATAGTAGATGCTAAAAATTATACCTTTTTTACTGGCAAGTGGGAGGCATCGTGAGTATCGTTTATGTCAATGCCATCATTTAACTTTTGTTCACACATATATGTCCTGGTGCAGGATAACATTCCAAACTTACTCTTGGAAACACAATTCTTGTTTTTGTTTTGCAGAGCAGAGGATGATGTAAGACACTGGTCCAAGTTCCCATCATTTACCCCTCTTCTGGTAACCAATTACTTAAATTGTTGTAGTCAGCAACATGAATTTGAGAATGTATTactaatttattttattttgcagaGTCAGATTGAGGCAGATGGTGGCAAGTCTGTGGACCTTAGCAACTATCCTTATATATTTATGGTACTGTACCACCTGACATGTTCATGTGTAGAAGCACCATCATATCTTGAAATGCTTATCTGTTGCATTTATTAGCTTCCAATTTTCTGATGCTACTTGCAGAGATGGAAAGAGCAGTACTTTGTTAATGTGGGAGTAGACTGCGGGTTGACCATAGCTGGTTTCTATTACGTCTGCTTTTCTTGTAGCGATGGATCCATTAGTGGCTTTTATTACGACCCAAACAGCAGGTAATGAATAATTTGCCACAGTTTACACATTGCAAGCTTACGACAGAATTTCTTAATTAGGAGTTGTTTCAAAcatcttttgttttctttgtgtGTAGTCCATTTCAGAAGCTTGAATTGAAGTGCACCAACGAGAAACAATCTGGGTTCACCTTTTCTTCATATGAGCTGCAGTGACATGCATGACGCTATTAATTGAAGTGGCAGAGATTACACGGGCGAACTTTCTGTGCTTGCCAATATGAACATATACTGTGTGTGTATTGAACCCGTAGTTCCTGATGTTCCTTTGAAATAGTTGAGATGTTATGTATGTACGGTTGTGCCAGTGAATGTTGCAAGACCAAACAATTATGTAACTTATCCTTTTGCAATCTCAGTATTCTGGGAAAAAGTATCAATTTGTTTATTTTATCGAAAGTTCACCTGTGTTATTTTTGTGTTTCTTGTCATAATATGGATGTATCCATATCCAGTGTGATAGGCATTTTTTGTGCCTGTTTTCGCATAAATTAACCGTAGAGTCGAGTATTTTTTGGTTCAGTTATTGTCAATGGAATCTGTGACAGAATCATAGTGCTGAGGTTTATCTGAAGAGGAACTTGATCAAGATTGTAGTCCTTTACTTTACTCTCCTGTACAAAGGAAAGAAACCCCCTTTGGTTTCGTTTTACAACACACAAGATGTTTTTACTATCAATTCTACGAACAAAGCATTACTCGGGGCATGTTCTTGGTCTTCACCTCCAGCATCTATATACTGTAAGGTGAATAACTCTCTACTGATGCCGTGTCACTGTGTTCATCTCTTGCTTCAAGCAGTAGTTAATCCTCTAATTAATAGAACTCTTCTGCATCTGCATGTCATAAGTTTCCAGTTAGCTAATATAGTGTTCGGTAACATATTTTTGCAGATAGGATTGTCCGTCCTTGCACAATAGTGGCTTACCTTCTGCAGCACAAGGACGTGTAGACAGCGAAACAGGAGGTAATTCTACTCTCCCTTCTTGCAGGAACCAAGAAGAGATTTTCTTTGCCCTCTGCATCAAAGGCCTTTCAACATTCTCAGTCCACGCGTCTAACAGATTTAGGGCAGCCTCAGTGATAACTTCCGCAAGTGCTTCGTCATCTGGACTAGGCTCCAGTTTGAGCAGAAGGTATCTATTAACTGATACTAATATCTCTACCATGTGCCTTTTGTCGATATTGTATGCTACCATTGTATCTTGGATTCTAGAGACCATCTTGAGGGCAGCCTGGAATACTGTAGCACATGCCTTTCTGAATATCTCGGTTGTCGATTCAGGGCGTTCCTTGTCGCTCCAGACTTTGTTTTCAATTTCTGGCCCGTATTCTAGTATCGGTGCAAATGTCACGGTCTTCTGCTTGGATGTTTTGACCCGCAGCTTCTTCGATTCCATCAGCATTTCATTGGCTTCCTTCATTTCTGACTCGAACCTGCTGCTGACCTTGAAGAATGGTTGTTCCTGGCAAGCGGTGGGGCTCGGGGCTGGCGTGTTCTGCCTTGATGATGCTTGCACGTAGACCTCAGGTTCGAACTCCGACTCAGCAACTGCAGTTCACATGGACATAAGAATTTATCATGTTTCGTCGCAACTGAACTATAAAAAATTGGTGTTTGCTGAACTGAACTGGAAATAGTTAGACAGGTGGTGTTTCATTTGAACTTAGCATACATGAAGATGGGTGTAGTGCCGTGCTTGGGGTTCCAAGGCGCTCATCATCATCGTATTGTCCCCCCCTGCCGTAGCTGTCATCCGAGCTGGGCCCGATACGTGGTGTCCACATCATCATCTCATCGTGCGAGGGAAGCTTCTTTTTGTGATGCAGAAGGTGCATCCATTTCTTAGCCTTGCTCTTTACCTTGCCCAGCACTGGCTTCTTCTGGCTCCCTCCTGGGGTCTTTGGCGACCCCGTGGGGCTCACCGGTGGCGCCCGCGGTGAAGGACTCGGCTGTAGCGTCCTCAGTGAAGGGCTCACCAGCGGCGTCCGTGGTGAAGCGCTCACCAGCGGCGTCCGTGGTGATGAGCTCACCAACGGTGAAGGCGAATAATATCGTTGTTGCTCCTCCCATTCATCATATGGAGTTTGGCCTGCAAACCAACGGTCACCCAAGGTTAAGCTACGGGCAATTTTCCATTTTCAGCAGGGTGAGCGCCCAAACATCTTTGCAGAGGAGAGAATGGCAAAACATTGATTAAGCCATGCAGCACCGTGAGGAATCGGAAACATGTGCTTAGGGGAAGATGAAATCCTGACAAAAATCACAATCGCCACCAACAAATCTCTTACCGTGTTGGGCGACGTGGGGGTCGCCTCGCTTGCCGCTGATCCCCTTCTTCAATTTTCTGAGTCCGTTCATGTCTGTGTGCAGGAAATGAAAGCGAATCCGGAAACTGAAATTCGCGAGGAGCCGGAGCCTGCTTTTTCAGGGGATGATGTTGTGCTGGTAAAAGGCAAGCAAAATGGGTTCTGTTGGACCTATCCTAAAGTTGGTAAAGTTGAGGTTGCCATTCCGTTTTGAAGTTATAGTGGCAGCAGGGGTGGATTTCAGGAGGGTAGCGGTTGCGTTTTGCCGTGCTATTTTTGGGGTGGTGTTTGGTTGGTCAAGAGACCTCCAAAACTCTGTTTTTCCATATGTTTCATAAGATCATTGCTTTACTTGTCGCTCACTTTATTGCCTTTCTTGCTCCTCCCGGTGGCTAGATTCTATCCTTCGTAAAACCGTCATCCGAGACTGCGTATGCATGTGTTCTCCATCTCGGTGTTTGGGTCATGGGTTCTGAAATAAATCATGTTAAAAGGATGGTTAGAAAATAATTATGTTTGTTATCTTGTGTTTGGAGCCCAAAGACTACCAGATGAATGAATGGACAAAGACTACTAATGGAATATGTTGCAGCGTCCATTGATGAAATGTTTTAGTGGTTTGTTTCCAATGTCTTTGCAGCTTTGCAAGTGAACTAGGTTTGGTGACGCATTATTCCACAAGTAGAGGATTATAATTGTTCTTGAGATGTAAACATGCAATCAGTTAAGGATTACTATAGTGTGAATAGAAGTCACCGCTCCAAGATTTATGAGCTTGTTTCCATATATGTTTTATCAAGACATTTGTCTTATGTCAAAATTACAACACAATTACTCTATGAATTGAGAGCTCTGAGATGGTACAATCTTATGACCATATTGTACGATCTTTACTTATGTTTTATCAACAAAGATAAACAAAAACCAACAAAGATTCCTCAAAATGTGAATTTTAAAAGTTTTATCCCTCAAACTGTTAACTTGATTGACGATCCGCTTTCACCATTGGCTTCCTCATGGGGAGACCTTCGAAACTAGATTTTATATCTATAATTCCATACGTTTCGACAACATTTTTTTTCATCGGTGGTTGTCACATTACTCTTACTCAGGGTTCAGTTAGCATGACAAAGCAAAGCAGATCCATGAACATGCCATGACAGGGATTCTCGAAATGCCACAAACAACATATATCTGTAGCTACGCACAGATAGAATCAATGAGAACAGAACCACGTAGAAGCATGTTATATGTCAAACATTGAGGACCTGATGCATAAGCAACCACCTCTCATAGAACCATGTCTACCTCAAGTAGGCTATAAACATGACACAGTTTAAAACCATATCTCAGCTGTCTTATTGTCTGGAACTAAGCATTTTTTTTATAAGCAACAAAATAATCATGCAAGATGTTACGAACAACTGCTAAGGACTACACACTGACGCTCCCAATGGTTGCATATGTCACCCCTGTCCTGCCTGCTACTCCCTTcgtttcaaattactcgtcgtgtgaactaaaaccacgacgagtaatttggaacggagtgAGTAGATTTCTAGTATCAAGAATTAAAATTAGATATAATTGTCAAATAACCACGCTGAATCACCCTAGCAGAGAATTAGAGCATATGATGGCATTAATATCCTGCAAGGATTTTCCTCAGAAGAAAACATTTGGCAGGGATTTAAATAAACCAAAACAGATCTTGCAGGCTTCGTTCCTTGGGGGAGGATTGAAGTGCGCCATATAACTAAGGCCATTAGTTTACCATCTAATTATAACGATAAGAAACATGCCTGACTTTATACAACAACATCCGCCTTAAGAATCTTAATTTCATAGCACACACACAGTTGCTAGAGAACACAAAAATCATAAACTTTAAAACAGTCACACTACCACTAAAACCATGATAAACATTGAAGGGACATGAGGTTGGGAACATGGAGGCAACTAATCAAAGAGAGAAATAGGGAAGAACTCAGCAGAGCAAAGCCAACAGAATGAGGAGTACATCCAGTTTACGTGCATTTACTATCGGGGGTAGAACTGATGCCGTCCCGAAACTGAAGAAAGTGTGGTTGTTTTGCAAATGTTCTTTTGCTTGAAAAGAGGATTTTAGAGAATGAAACCTGAAGGCATGATGAGGCTTATCTTAGTCATATGTTAGATTCTGAGCTACTTCAAGAGGCATCGCTTTATATTGAATCAACAGAGAAAGAAAATGAACACGatcaacatgcaacaaacatcGGATGCTGCTAGTGcatgaggagaagatatccaGGCTCGGAGAGTATCTTAAACAAAATCATATATGAATCATCTGGAAAATTAACTTTTTCTACAATGTATTTTGCAGAATTCTTCAATGTCAGACTCTGCAGTGGTCTTCAATGTGTTTACACAAAGAAATCTGAGTTTTGGTTTAACTGCAAAAAGGAAGATCAGGTTGAGATAAACTTGCTAGAGAACACAGAAATTATAAACTTTAAAACAGTCACACTACCACTAAAGCCATGATAAACATTGAAGGAAGTTCAGGTTGGGCACATGGAAGCAACTAATC from Triticum urartu cultivar G1812 chromosome 3, Tu2.1, whole genome shotgun sequence encodes:
- the LOC125542575 gene encoding glucose-induced degradation protein 4 homolog, whose protein sequence is MPVRVVDTATPSSQTSSGQDANAVQPSPPSCSLLTAGRCFAGTQNVSSLQKDEAWKVNVRIHGCDIEQGYLCGTMEALNVPLADTPVVTFWEGEIVDAKNYTFFTGKWEASAEDDVRHWSKFPSFTPLLSQIEADGGKSVDLSNYPYIFMRWKEQYFVNVGVDCGLTIAGFYYVCFSCSDGSISGFYYDPNSSPFQKLELKCTNEKQSGFTFSSYELQ
- the LOC125546564 gene encoding uncharacterized protein LOC125546564, coding for MNGLRKLKKGISGKRGDPHVAQHGQTPYDEWEEQQRYYSPSPPSPRAPPVSPTGSPKTPGGSQKKPVLGKVKSKAKKWMHLLHHKKKLPSHDEMMMWTPRIGPSSDDSYGRGGQYDDDERLGTPSTALHPSSCMLSSNETPPFEPEVYVQASSRQNTPAPSPTACQEQPFFKVSSRFESEMKEANEMLMESKKLRVKTSKQKTVTFAPILEYGPEIENKVWSDKERPESTTEIFRKACATVFQAALKMVSRIQDTMVAYNIDKRHMVEILVSVNRYLLLKLEPSPDDEALAEVITEAALNLLDAWTENVERPLMQRAKKISSWFLQEGRVELPPVSLSTRPCAAEGKPLLCKDGQSYLQKYVTEHYIS